Proteins encoded by one window of Lathyrus oleraceus cultivar Zhongwan6 chromosome 1, CAAS_Psat_ZW6_1.0, whole genome shotgun sequence:
- the LOC127100116 gene encoding uncharacterized protein LOC127100116 — MRRSVSMLAQEMDQLIFMKKPALKARTGGWKSASLLLVNQGLISLAFSGVEANLVLFSKLVLKQTNVEAASTFSIWMGTTYFLSLIEVFLSDSYLGRYLTCIIFQFVFIIGMVVSVAATLDPATPKPTANLSCTSISYKAKLYLKKITNTPPQASRVLVVVPHSAANPSNGQSGHGSSSQSLKGSVVSVPKTSSATNDILNQENIQPQAAVTATTSPNETVDSITQIDQDKSSSSDQGKSLSSSDQHQISISGVYSPS; from the exons ATGAGGAGAAGTGTATCAATGCTTGCACAAGAGATGGATCAGTTGATTTTTATGAAAAAACCTGCTTTGAAAGCTAGGACTGGTGGATGGAAGAGTGCATCATTGTTGTTGGTGAATCAAGGACTGATTTCATTGGCTTTCTCTGGAGTTGAAGCAAATTTGGTTCTCTTCTCAAAATTAGTATTGAAACAAACTAATGTTGAGGCAGCAAGCACATTTAGCATATGGATGGGAACCACTTATTTCTTATCTTTAATTGAAGTTTTTCTTAGTGACTCATACTTGGGAAGATACCTCACTTGTATCATATTCCAGTTTGTTTTCATCATTGGCATGGTAGTTAGCGTAGCAGCAACATTGGATCCTGCAACACCAAAACCAACAGCAAATCTGAGTTGCACCTCCATAAGCTATAAGGCCAAATTAT ATTTAAAGAAAATAACTAATACACCACCTCAAGCCTCAAGAGTTTTAGTTGTTGTACCCCATAGTGCTGCAAATCCATCCAATGGGCAGTCTGGTCATGGTTCTTCTAGCCAATCTCTAAAAGGGAGTGTAGTCAGCGTCCCTAAAACCAGTTCGGCTACTAATGACATTCTCAATCAAGAAAACATCCAACCTCAAGCTGCTGTTACAGCCACCACTTCGCCTAATGAAACCGTCGACTCAATTACACAAATTGACCAAGATAAATCTTCAAGTTCTGACCAAGGAAAATCTCTATCAAGTTCTGATCAACATCAAATTTCTATATCCGGTGTTTATTCCCCTTCTTAA
- the LOC127100132 gene encoding uncharacterized protein LOC127100132, which yields MDPIKYIFEKPSLTGRIARWDMLLSEYDIQYVAQKAIKGSVLADHLAHQPLEDYQPLKFEFPDEDIMVVKDTETSELEEEHETIERWTLMFNGASNAIDHGIGAMLMSPKNFHLPFTAKLCFTCTNNMAEYEACILGLEESIELKIKVLEVF from the coding sequence atggatcctatcaagtacatatttgagaaaccaTCTCTTACCGGTAGAATTGCCCGATGGGATATGTTGTTGTCCGAATACGATATTCAATATGTTgcacaaaaggccatcaaggggAGTGTACTAGCAGATCATCTTGCTCACCAGCCGTTAGAGGATTACCAACCATTGAAGTTTGAATTCccagatgaggacatcatggttgTCAAGGATACTGAAACCTCTGAACTTGAGGAGGAACATGAAACAATTGAACGTTGGACTCTCATGTTCAACGGCGCTTCAAATGCCATAGATCATGGAATTGGGGCAATgttgatgtctcccaagaattttCATTTACCATTCACTGCAAAGCTTTGTTTTACCTGCACGAACAACATGGCcgagtacgaagcttgtatattAGGGCTAGAAGAATCTATTGAGTTAAAGATCAAAGTACTGGAGGTATTCTGA